One segment of Procambarus clarkii isolate CNS0578487 chromosome 1, FALCON_Pclarkii_2.0, whole genome shotgun sequence DNA contains the following:
- the LOC138363421 gene encoding Kruppel-like factor 18 produces the protein MVSNGEYIVSDGEYIVSDGEYIVSDGEYIVSDGEYIVSDGEYIVSDGEYIVSDGEYIVSDGEYIVSDGEYIVSDGEYIVSDGEYIVSDGEYIVSDGEYIVSDGEYIVSDGEYIVSDGEYIVSDGEYIVSDGEYIVSDGEYIVSDGEYIVSDGEYIVSDGEYIVSDGEYIVSDGEYIVSDGEYIVSDGEYIVSDGEYIVSDGEYIVSDGEYIVSDGEYIVSDGEYIVSDGEYIVSDGEYIVSDGEYIVSDGEYIVSDGEYIVSDGEYIVSDGEYIVSDGEYIVSDGEYIVSDGEYIVSDGEYIVSDGEYIVSDGEYIVSDGEYIVSDGEYIVSDGEYIVSDGEYIVSDGEYIVSDGEYIVSDGEYIVSDGEYIVSDGEYIVSDGEYIVSDGEYIVSDGEYIVSDGEYIVSDGEYIVSDGEYIVSDGEYIVSDGEYIVSDGEYIVSDGEYIVSDGEYIVSDGEYIVSDGEYIVSDGEYIVSDGEYIVSDGEYIVSDGEYIVSDGEYIVSDGEYIVSDGEYIVSDGEYIVSDGEYIVSDGEYIVSDGEYIVSDGEYIVSDGEYIVSDGEYIVSDGEYIVSDGEYIVSDGEYIVSDGEYIVSDGEYIVSDGEYIVSDGPRQEYN, from the coding sequence ATGGTGTCCAACGGTGAGTATATTGTGTCCGACGGCGAGTATATTGTGTCCGACGGTGAGTATATCGTGTCCGACGGCGAGTATATCGTGTCCGACGGCGAGTATATCGTGTCCGACGGCGAGTATATCGTGTCCGACGGCGAGTATATCGTGTCCGACGGCGAGTATATCGTGTCCGACGGCGAGTATATCGTGTCCGACGGCGAGTATATCGTGTCCGACGGCGAGTATATCGTGTCCGACGGCGAGTATATCGTGTCCGACGGCGAGTATATCGTGTCCGACGGCGAGTATATCGTGTCCGACGGCGAGTATATCGTGTCCGACGGCGAGTATATCGTGTCCGACGGCGAGTATATCGTGTCCGACGGCGAGTATATCGTGTCCGACGGCGAGTATATCGTGTCCGACGGCGAGTATATCGTGTCCGACGGCGAGTATATCGTGTCCGACGGCGAGTATATCGTGTCCGACGGCGAGTATATCGTGTCCGACGGCGAGTATATCGTGTCCGACGGCGAGTATATCGTGTCCGACGGCGAGTATATCGTGTCCGACGGCGAGTATATCGTGTCCGACGGCGAGTATATCGTGTCCGACGGCGAGTATATCGTGTCCGACGGCGAGTATATCGTGTCCGACGGCGAGTATATCGTGTCCGACGGCGAGTATATCGTGTCCGACGGCGAGTATATCGTGTCCGACGGCGAGTATATCGTGTCCGACGGCGAGTATATCGTGTCCGACGGCGAGTATATCGTGTCCGACGGCGAGTATATCGTGTCCGACGGCGAGTATATCGTGTCCGACGGCGAGTATATCGTGTCCGACGGCGAGTATATCGTGTCCGACGGCGAGTATATCGTGTCCGACGGCGAGTATATCGTGTCCGACGGCGAGTATATCGTGTCCGACGGCGAGTATATCGTGTCCGACGGCGAGTATATCGTGTCCGACGGCGAGTATATCGTGTCCGACGGCGAGTATATCGTGTCCGACGGCGAGTATATCGTGTCCGACGGCGAGTATATCGTGTCCGACGGCGAGTATATCGTGTCCGACGGCGAGTATATCGTGTCCGACGGCGAGTATATCGTGTCCGACGGCGAGTATATCGTGTCCGACGGCGAGTATATCGTGTCCGACGGCGAGTATATCGTGTCCGACGGCGAGTATATCGTGTCCGACGGCGAGTATATCGTGTCCGACGGCGAGTATATCGTGTCCGACGGCGAGTATATCGTGTCCGACGGCGAGTATATCGTGTCCGACGGCGAGTATATCGTGTCCGACGGCGAGTATATCGTGTCCGACGGCGAGTATATCGTGTCCGACGGCGAGTATATCGTGTCCGACGGCGAGTATATCGTGTCCGACGGCGAGTATATCGTGTCCGACGGCGAGTATATCGTGTCCGACGGCGAGTATATCGTGTCCGACGGCGAGTATATCGTGTCCGACGGCGAGTATATCGTGTCCGACGGCGAGTATATCGTGTCCGACGGCGAGTATATCGTGTCCGACGGCGAGTATATCGTGTCCGACGGCGAGTATATCGTGTCCGACGGCGAGTATATCGTGTCCGACGGCGAGTATATCGTGTCCGACGGCGAGTATATCGTGTCCGACGGCGAGTATATCGTGTCCGACGGCGAGTATATCGTGTCCGACGGCGAGTATATCGTGTCCGACGGCGAGTATATCGTGTCCGACGGCGAGTATATCGTGTCCGACGGCGAGTATATCGTGTCCGACGGCGAGTATATCGTGTCCGACGGCGAGTATATCGTGTCCGACGGCGAGTATATCGTGTCCGACGGTGAGTATATTGTGTCCGACGGCCCCCGACAGGAATATAATTAA
- the LOC123773008 gene encoding small histidine-alanine-rich protein-like yields MHPNTDAHTTDAHATDAHATDAHATDAHATDAHATDAHATDAPHHGCTTPRLHHTTAAPHHGCTTPRLHHTTAAPHHGCTTPRLLTPWMLTPRLHHTTAGHTMDAYTMAAPHHGCSHHGCSHHGCSHCCTTPQLLTPRLHHTTAAPHHGCLRHGCSHHGCTTPRLLTPRLLTPRLLTPRLLTSQLHHITAAHSTAAHTAAPHHGCSHHGCTTPRLHHTTAAPHHGITTPRLHHTTAAPHHGCITPRLHHTTDAHTTPAHTMDAHTTAAPHHGCTTPWMLTRRLHHTTAAPHHGCTTHRLNHTTAEPHHG; encoded by the coding sequence ATGCACCCCAACACGGATGCACACACCACGGATGCTCACGCCACTGATGCTCACGCCACGGATGCTCACGCCACGGATGCTCACGCCACGGATGCTCACGCCACGGATGCTCACGCCACAGATGCACCACACCACGGCTGCACCACACCACGGCTGCACCACACCACGGCTGCACCACACCACGGCTGCACCACACCACGGCTGCACCACACCACGGCTGCACCACACCACGGCTGCACCACACCACGCCTGCTCACACCATGGATGCTAACACCACGGCTGCACCACACCACGGCTGGTCACACCATGGATGCTTACACCATGGCTGCACCACACCACGGCTGCTCACACCACGGCTGCTCACACCACGGCTGctcacactgctgcaccacaCCACAGCTGCTCACACCACGGCTGCACCACACCACGGCTGCACCACACCATGGATGCTTACGCCACGGCTGCTCACATCACGGCTGCACCACACCACGGCTGCTCACACCACGGCTGCTCACACCACGGCTGCTCACACCACGGCTGCTCACATCACAGCTGCACCACATCACGGCTGCTCACAGCACGGCTGCTCACACAGCTGCACCACACCACGGCTGCTCACACCACGGCTGCACCACACCACGGCTGCACCACACCACGGCTGCACCACACCACGGCATCACCACACCACGGCTGCACCACACCACGGCTGCACCACACCACGGCTGCATCACACCACGGCTGCACCACACCACGGATGCTCACACCACGCCTGCTCACACCATGGATGCTCACACCACGGCTGCACCACACCACGGCTGCACCACACCATGGATGCTCACAAGACGGCTGCACCACACCACGGCTGCACCACACCACGGCTGCACCACACACCGGCTGAACCACACCACGGCTGAACCACACCACGGCTGA